The DNA sequence CGTGGGGAACTGGCGGATCGAGTCGTTGAGGTAGACGAAGCCTGCCCGGTCGCCGGTGAGCACGCCGCCGATCAGCGGGATCATCTGACGCAGATAGATGTGGTAGACGCCGCGCCAAGGGGCAAACGGCGGACGCGAGAACTCGAGGATGACGTAGCGCCCTCCGGGCTTGAGCACGCGCAGTACCTCGGCGAAGTTGCGCTCCCGCTCGGGGAAGTTGCGCACGCCGAACGCCACGGTGACGACGTCGAAGCTCGCGTCCTCGAACGGCAGCTCCTGCGCGTCGGCCACCGAGAACGACACTGGGACCGCGGGCGCGTGCTCGGCCGACTTCTTCTCGGCCACGGCGAGCATCTCGGGCACGAAGTCGGTGGCGACGACCTCGGCAGGCGTGCCGGTGTTGGCCAGCGCGAACGCGACGTCACCCGTGCCCGAGGCGAGGTCGAGCACGCGTGACGCGGGTGTCATCGCCGCAGCACGCACGAGCGCTCTGCGCCACGAGCGGTCGATGCCCATGCTCGCCAACGCGTTGAAGACGTCGTACTTGTCGGCGATCTGGGAGAAGATGCCGCGCACGCGCTCTGCGGTTGGGCGGCCAGGCGCAACGTCAATCTCGGGCATGCGCGTCCTTAGGCTTTGGGTGTGACCGGCGACGCGTGGTGCTTGGTCGTCGGCGTCAACGTCTGGTCGGATGTGGCCGGCGACATCTCGCCGCGACCGTGAGCGAACAGGTTAGCGACATTCTCGCTG is a window from the Coriobacteriia bacterium genome containing:
- a CDS encoding ubiquinone/menaquinone biosynthesis methyltransferase — protein: MPEIDVAPGRPTAERVRGIFSQIADKYDVFNALASMGIDRSWRRALVRAAAMTPASRVLDLASGTGDVAFALANTGTPAEVVATDFVPEMLAVAEKKSAEHAPAVPVSFSVADAQELPFEDASFDVVTVAFGVRNFPERERNFAEVLRVLKPGGRYVILEFSRPPFAPWRGVYHIYLRQMIPLIGGVLTGDRAGFVYLNDSIRQFPT